In one Thermosipho ferrireducens genomic region, the following are encoded:
- the nusB gene encoding transcription antitermination factor NusB, with protein MATRRRKMREYIFKTLFQWDFRGDDLEEIAKEELLYIRDKKLRIQAFEYVKEMKKVIGEIDKIIGKYLENWSLERLSAVDRNILRLGTYELLYVKDVPIEVTLDEMIELGKTFGTENSGKFVNGVLDKIAKGEAPKEKFEL; from the coding sequence TTGGCAACAAGACGCCGTAAGATGCGTGAATACATATTTAAGACATTGTTCCAGTGGGATTTTCGAGGAGATGATTTAGAAGAAATAGCAAAAGAAGAGCTTTTGTATATAAGAGATAAAAAACTTAGAATACAGGCTTTTGAATATGTTAAAGAAATGAAAAAAGTGATCGGTGAAATAGATAAAATAATAGGTAAATATCTTGAAAATTGGTCTTTGGAAAGGCTTTCTGCAGTGGATAGGAATATTTTAAGACTGGGGACTTATGAATTGCTTTATGTGAAAGATGTTCCCATTGAGGTTACACTTGATGAGATGATAGAACTTGGAAAGACGTTTGGAACAGAAAATAGCGGTAAATTTGTAAACGGTGTTCTGGATAAAATTGCCAAGGGGGAAGCACCAAAAGAAAAGTTTGAACTTTAA
- the hflC gene encoding protease modulator HflC produces MSGKLITTIVIIVIALIILSLSIFIIDQTEQAVVLRFGEIINTYSEAGIHFKTPFIDNVKKFEKRILLYDIEPEKIITEDKKTLIIDTYALWKIANPQKFIETMRTKALAESRIDDIVYSHIRNVFAKHTFDEIISDRREEFLREVTKLSREDLKDFGIEVVDVRVKHADLPNENIRAVYERMKAERYSIAAQIRAEGQKEAQKIRAEADKKATVILAEAQSKAEQLKGIGEASSTRIYAEAYQQDPEFFEFWRSLSSYNDIFKNGTVILGDMEILKYFSK; encoded by the coding sequence ATGAGTGGTAAATTAATAACAACAATTGTAATAATTGTAATAGCGTTGATCATTTTATCTCTCTCTATTTTTATCATTGACCAGACGGAGCAGGCGGTAGTTTTAAGATTTGGAGAAATCATAAATACTTATTCAGAGGCTGGCATTCATTTCAAAACTCCTTTTATTGACAATGTAAAAAAATTTGAAAAGCGAATACTGCTATACGATATAGAACCTGAAAAAATAATTACAGAAGACAAAAAGACTCTCATTATAGACACATACGCGCTCTGGAAAATAGCAAATCCTCAGAAATTTATTGAAACTATGAGAACCAAAGCGCTCGCTGAATCCAGAATAGACGATATAGTCTACTCACACATAAGAAATGTTTTTGCAAAGCATACCTTTGACGAAATTATCTCTGACAGGCGTGAAGAATTTTTACGTGAAGTTACAAAACTCTCGCGCGAAGATTTAAAAGATTTTGGAATAGAAGTCGTTGACGTTAGAGTAAAACACGCTGATCTTCCAAATGAAAACATCAGAGCAGTGTACGAAAGAATGAAAGCGGAAAGGTACAGTATAGCAGCTCAAATTCGCGCTGAAGGTCAAAAAGAAGCTCAAAAAATCAGAGCAGAGGCTGATAAAAAAGCAACAGTGATTCTTGCTGAAGCTCAAAGCAAAGCTGAACAGCTGAAAGGTATAGGAGAGGCAAGTTCCACAAGAATATACGCTGAAGCATATCAACAGGATCCTGAATTTTTCGAATTCTGGCGTAGTTTAAGTTCATATAACGACATTTTCAAAAACGGGACCGTTATTCTGGGAGACATGGAAATTCTGAAATATTTCAGTAAATAG
- a CDS encoding Asp23/Gls24 family envelope stress response protein: MEFEQGSINISDDVLKEIAFRSFLEVLEITPDDKESKRLKKSVEIERTPEDGVIVYVKTSAPYGKSIVEFGRKIMKNISENIQRMTELQVVAVNVTITDVTETFEELNKEAEETEGEEGQ; the protein is encoded by the coding sequence ATGGAATTTGAACAGGGGAGTATAAATATTAGTGATGATGTTTTAAAAGAAATAGCATTCAGAAGTTTTCTTGAAGTACTGGAAATTACTCCCGATGATAAGGAATCTAAAAGGTTAAAGAAAAGTGTAGAAATTGAAAGAACGCCTGAAGATGGTGTGATTGTTTATGTAAAAACAAGCGCTCCTTACGGGAAAAGTATAGTGGAGTTTGGAAGAAAAATTATGAAGAACATTAGCGAAAACATTCAAAGGATGACAGAGTTACAAGTTGTAGCTGTTAATGTTACAATAACAGATGTTACAGAGACATTTGAAGAATTAAATAAAGAAGCCGAAGAAACAGAAGGTGAGGAGGGGCAGTAA
- a CDS encoding GAF domain-containing SpoIIE family protein phosphatase, producing the protein MMQELKKIYKMLCEISKSKEQEAATKEELLKLIEEEIVRIKEEHIAYKQEIETSTLLIESQLEEISRTYEEISTLFEVSKIVSSNLNVLDMLNPILRTLKKAIKFKCGVIYISYEKAFEKIGNCENVTEDYLVELYNENPLNVVYYDESEIYSESFLLVPISGGEEKKWGFIALIGKETGGILTAGDRKIIESTAQQIASSIERYFSMKEEIERQRFNQQLDIARNIQINFFPKKFPHNKKYESYGESIPAVHVGGDYFDVFETEKGELFGILADVSGKGLPAALIMSSLRSAFKSLVQSSSACLKDIFFRLNNTMFEDIGEDRFVTTVAFKLNGEGVLEVINAGHDPLYIVDDSGMEKVCSSGTPLGMFENVMYEVETVKLTQESLIFAYTDGIVEARNISGEEYGFERLERILKRSIYLNAKSVVDVVEKDVFSFSQGAPQHDDITLLAVKYKIV; encoded by the coding sequence ATGATGCAGGAGCTTAAGAAAATTTACAAAATGTTATGTGAAATTTCAAAAAGTAAAGAGCAAGAAGCAGCTACGAAAGAAGAGCTCTTAAAGCTCATTGAAGAGGAAATAGTCAGGATAAAAGAAGAGCACATAGCGTATAAACAGGAAATAGAGACTTCAACCCTGCTTATTGAAAGTCAACTTGAGGAAATTTCAAGGACTTATGAAGAGATTTCCACGCTTTTTGAAGTAAGTAAAATTGTTTCGAGTAATTTAAATGTACTTGATATGCTGAATCCCATCCTGCGTACTTTGAAAAAAGCGATAAAGTTTAAGTGTGGAGTAATTTATATATCTTATGAAAAAGCTTTTGAGAAAATAGGAAATTGTGAAAATGTGACAGAAGATTATCTTGTTGAACTGTACAATGAAAATCCGTTAAACGTTGTATACTACGATGAAAGTGAAATTTACTCAGAAAGTTTTTTGCTTGTTCCTATATCAGGTGGGGAAGAGAAAAAATGGGGATTTATTGCGTTAATTGGAAAGGAAACGGGAGGAATTCTGACAGCCGGGGATAGAAAAATAATCGAATCTACTGCGCAGCAAATAGCAAGCAGTATTGAAAGATATTTTTCCATGAAAGAAGAGATTGAAAGGCAAAGGTTTAATCAACAACTCGATATTGCGAGAAATATACAGATTAACTTTTTCCCAAAAAAGTTTCCGCATAACAAAAAGTATGAGAGTTACGGCGAAAGTATTCCTGCGGTTCACGTTGGAGGAGATTATTTTGATGTATTTGAAACTGAAAAAGGAGAGCTATTTGGCATCCTTGCAGACGTGTCAGGAAAAGGACTGCCCGCCGCTCTTATAATGTCTTCTCTTCGAAGCGCTTTTAAATCTCTGGTTCAAAGCTCATCTGCGTGTTTAAAAGACATATTTTTCAGATTGAATAATACAATGTTTGAAGACATAGGAGAGGATAGATTTGTTACTACTGTGGCGTTTAAATTAAACGGAGAAGGAGTTTTAGAAGTAATTAACGCAGGCCACGACCCATTATATATTGTGGACGATAGTGGAATGGAGAAGGTATGTTCTTCCGGTACACCGCTTGGAATGTTTGAAAATGTGATGTATGAGGTAGAAACTGTAAAGTTGACACAGGAATCTCTTATATTTGCATATACCGATGGAATAGTGGAGGCAAGAAATATTTCAGGAGAAGAGTACGGCTTTGAAAGGCTTGAAAGGATTTTAAAACGAAGTATTTATCTGAACGCAAAATCAGTTGTTGATGTGGTGGAAAAAGATGTATTTTCCTTTTCTCAGGGGGCTCCGCAACATGATGATATTACATTGCTTGCAGTGAAATATAAAATAGTCTAA
- the efp gene encoding elongation factor P — MIDVGSLSKGMYIVYGGEIYRIVDVNKHFRARGSGLIRTKLKNVSTGLIREVNFNSGEKVEEAQITFRKAEYLYNDGSSYYFMDNETFEQYGIPEDEIGDDKYYLVENTEIDLIMHDGKPIGIQLPTSVVLEVTETEPGFKGDTVSGGGKPAILETGLKITVPFFVEVGDKVRVDTRTGDYIERA; from the coding sequence GTGATAGATGTTGGTTCGCTGAGCAAAGGAATGTATATTGTTTACGGAGGAGAAATTTATCGAATAGTTGATGTGAATAAACATTTCAGGGCACGAGGTTCAGGATTAATACGAACAAAATTGAAAAATGTTTCAACAGGATTAATAAGAGAAGTAAATTTTAATAGTGGTGAAAAGGTCGAAGAGGCGCAAATAACCTTTAGAAAAGCTGAATATCTTTACAATGATGGCTCATCTTATTATTTTATGGATAACGAAACATTTGAGCAGTACGGAATACCAGAGGATGAAATAGGTGATGATAAATATTATCTTGTTGAGAATACAGAAATAGATTTAATAATGCACGATGGGAAACCTATAGGCATTCAGCTTCCAACGAGCGTGGTTTTAGAAGTTACTGAGACTGAACCAGGATTTAAAGGTGATACAGTTTCGGGCGGAGGAAAACCTGCTATACTCGAAACAGGCTTAAAGATAACAGTCCCCTTTTTTGTAGAAGTGGGAGACAAAGTTAGAGTGGATACAAGAACAGGGGATTATATTGAAAGAGCCTAA
- the hflK gene encoding FtsH protease activity modulator HflK — translation MRKFIVLIVIAIIVVIFLSTGVYQVGPSEVALIKTFGKYSYTTGPGIHFHLPYPIQSRVIVDIQSVRKEEIGFRTVTTYGKVTYRSVPSEALMLTGDGNIISVEAAVQYKVKDPVKFAFNIISGKDIVRFTAESVLRERVAVRKIDDVLTIERDKIAQETAQVLQEILDSYDAGISITNVYLQEVAPPDDVVAAFDDVNNAKQDKERFVNEALKYANDIVPKAEGQAEQILREAEAYAKQKVLEAEGETRRFLSVLKEYRLAPEITKTRLKIEKIQEVLSDIKKVFILDKSGTLKLIDLNQFIGGGSQ, via the coding sequence ATTCGCAAGTTTATTGTTTTGATAGTTATTGCTATCATTGTTGTTATATTTCTAAGTACAGGTGTATATCAGGTTGGCCCATCTGAAGTTGCACTTATAAAAACTTTTGGAAAGTACTCATACACAACAGGACCAGGTATCCACTTTCATTTGCCATACCCCATACAATCCCGGGTAATAGTTGATATCCAGAGTGTAAGAAAAGAAGAAATTGGTTTCAGAACAGTTACTACTTACGGAAAAGTAACTTATAGGTCCGTACCTTCTGAAGCTCTTATGCTTACTGGAGACGGTAATATAATTAGTGTAGAAGCTGCTGTACAATATAAAGTCAAAGACCCTGTAAAGTTTGCATTTAATATCATCAGCGGAAAAGACATTGTAAGATTCACCGCTGAATCGGTACTTCGCGAAAGAGTTGCCGTGAGAAAAATCGATGATGTTTTAACAATAGAAAGAGACAAAATCGCCCAGGAAACTGCGCAGGTTCTCCAGGAAATACTGGATTCTTATGATGCAGGTATATCAATAACGAATGTGTATTTGCAGGAAGTTGCTCCTCCTGATGATGTGGTGGCCGCTTTTGATGATGTAAATAACGCCAAGCAGGACAAAGAAAGGTTCGTAAACGAAGCTTTAAAATACGCAAACGATATAGTTCCAAAGGCGGAAGGACAGGCTGAACAAATATTAAGAGAAGCAGAAGCTTATGCCAAACAAAAAGTCCTGGAAGCAGAAGGAGAAACCCGGAGATTTTTAAGTGTTTTAAAAGAATACAGATTAGCTCCTGAAATAACAAAAACAAGGTTGAAAATCGAAAAAATTCAAGAAGTATTGTCAGACATAAAAAAAGTATTTATACTGGATAAATCTGGAACATTAAAACTAATAGACTTAAACCAATTTATTGGTGGTGGTTCACAATGA